From the genome of Falco cherrug isolate bFalChe1 chromosome 10, bFalChe1.pri, whole genome shotgun sequence:
ATCCTGCGGGGGAATTTCTTCCCTCAAAACAGCCTCGACTGGGTCCAAGGCTGGGAGAAGGCTCCCAGGGTGTAACCACAGGAGAGGGATTTCTGCCAGCGGATTTACTGGGAGCCTCAGCAACGCCAACACTTCCAGGCTATAGATAAGAGACAGGTGCTGGGTCCCTGCAAGGACGGGAGGGACATGACAGTGGCTCGTGGGACtgtcccagcacccagcctggctGACTGTGCCTACGGGGGTCTGTGTGGGTGCTGAGCTGACAAGGGGTCAGAGAAATAAGGGGGAAGTAGGGAATCATAGGGACAGCACTCCGGTGGTTCAGTCAGGGAGGGAACACTGGAGATCGGCCAATCCCCTCCCCAGGAAACCCCCGGCCTCATGACAGACAATCAGACATCCAACCTTCACCTCTCAGcattaaatgattttaaaaaactgtataGAAATCAACACGCTCTCAATTCTTTGCCTCCAGAGCCCCACTTTGGCTTCACAACTGCCCTCTCATCTCCAACTTCAGCGaaacctcctctcctcccacacGTATCGCTTCCCTGCGGGCACCTTGCGGAAAAACAGGCTGTTCCCTCGGCTCATGTTGCCCTGGAAGGAGGAGACAATCACTGCTGGGTGAGTCAGGGCTGCCCCAATTCCCGGTGCAGCCCCCCCAGACCTCACGGGGCTCCCACCTGGCTCCTCTCCATTGCCAGGCAGCATCCCGGCGCTGCCCCGCTCCAGCCACTTACCTCCCTGtgcagctggctccagcagtCCAGCCAGGAGGAGTAGGTGGGTGCGTAGGGGAAGAggcccccagccagcctgggaaagggagaggagacCCACGGGAAATTATTTCCACCCAGGGCTGAGCCAGTAGGGAAGGAACCATCCCCCTCTGCAGCACCACGCTGGGCTGAATGCCAAAATGGCCCTTCCAAGGCCAGGCTCCCACCCCACACATCCCCCCCAAACCACAGTGCTACCGTCCAGGGATTAGCCCCACAGCAAGTTTAAAACATCTTTGCTATCTGGGAGCTTTGGAAAGGCAGTTTTGGCAGCTGATCCGGCATGGAGGGGCATGGCCGACACCCGGGCCAGCCCCACCAGGCGTGGGCTCGCCCTCGCTGCGGCATAGGAGATGGTGGCAGACTCACCCGCAGTTATTGACGGCCATCAGGTTGGAGACCAGCACGAAGGGGTAGGTCAGCATGCTGGCAAAGAACTGCaagggagagcagggctgaCTGGCAGCAGCACGTGGACCCCTAGGGATCTCCCCGCTTCACTCCACATGGCAGTAAGGAGCCCCAAAAGATCCCCAAGGACACCCCACAGAGGAAACCCTCTCCCACAGGCCCCATGTGGGGCTGGGCCAAGGCCGACAGCGTGAGCCCGTGGGTGCGCAGGGTCACAGAGCTCCTCCATGGAGCATTCCTTCCCCTGCCGGCCGATCCCTCCacagcccagggctctgctcccccAGCGCAGCAGCCGCAGGACAGGCAGGATTATGGGAACTGTTTCCCAGGGGAAAGAGGATTCCGTTATGTCCTCCCTCCCCACAGGGAGACAGCATCACACACGTGTGTACCCCCCCGTCACATGGGCTGTACTCACTCCAGTGACTGCCTGTGAGTAGCTCTTCATCTCTGCCATGGTTGAGACCTGTAGGAAAGGGAAAGGCACCTTCATTCCCTACAGAGCTGTGTTGCCACCCCAAAACAGGGCTGTGGCCTCCCAGACTGTCCCTGGAGCCTCCCCCATCCCTCACTGCTGTCAACTCAACACCAGCCACGTCCCTgcactgcccccagcctgccccaggccCCCCAAAAGCAGGGTGCCAAGCCCATACCCCATTCTCCAGCGCGTACGTGTTGATGAGGTAGGCCAGCATGTTGCAGAGCCAGAGTGAAAGGATGTCCCCGAGGAGCCGGGGGATGAGGCCgctaaaagagaaaaggcagcaggaatGTGAGCCTAGTGCAGCCTTGGATCCAGCCGCACggagggagagctggggaaCAGCCAGTTTAGaacaggagggagcagcagttCCCCCAGAAGCTGGGTGAAGGGGGAACTCCTGGCCCCAGGAGCAGGACTGTTCAGAGAGGACACGGACGCAGAGGGGAACTGTTGGAGGGACCCAAAACACCCCCCAGCCAGTGCTCCCGGGAAAAGGTTACTACACCTTTGCTCTGTTTTAATGTCCCCAGGTACTGGATGTCACCTGCACACCCCGGGGCTGGTGGCTACAAGGCAGGGGCTTGCCAGATCCACACCAGGAAGCCCCCCAGGGAGAGCAGAATAGGAAACTgtgcaccccagcagcagctgaggtcaGGGCGGAGTGCTTCTGGAACCCGGCAAGAtgggagggcagagctgcagcgCCGCAACTGGAGCGAGGAGCAACACCTGAGTGAGGCCCATGGATTTTGGGGAGACACCCCgctgtgcccccctccccaggccccAATGGACGGCACTCACGCGAAGAAGCCCAGGATACCCTCTTCTCGGTAAATCGTGGCGAAGGCGCTTAGTGTCCCACTGGGCCGGGGAGGAAGAGGACAGTGCTGCAGTCAGAGGGGGCCCTGCGGGCAGGCAGCCCCCGCTGTGGCAGCCTCCACCCCATACCTGTACTTGGTCTCCCGGCCGATGAACTGCACCATGCAGCGTAGGGTGATTACTGCAGGCAGAGACAGGCAGCGCGAGGGTCAGGGGGGTACAGGGATGCTCCAGAGGAACACAGGGGTGACACGCACCCGTTACTTGAGTCACTAGGCCCGTGCACCAGCTACGGGGGAAGGCACCTACCATGAAAGGGGTGGGTGATGAGCGTGGCAGCAGAGCGAGCGACCATCTCTCGGGAGGTCTGAGGAGAAAAGGGCTGTCAGGGGGGGCTGGGTGACAGGGACACAGCAGACAGAGCACCCACCAGGGTTGTACCAAGCCCCTCTaacaccctcctcctcctcctcacctccttGAGAACCTGCTCCAGTGAGGACACGGGCTCCTTCTTGCTGGTGCCAGGCTGGAGACAGAAAGAGGCATCAGGCAGGGAACAGCCCCCCAAAAAGCACCACTCCTTCCCCACCACCTCTGAAAGgacccacagccccccagcatgGGCTCggcagcccctggccctgctggaGCCCTTCTCCCTGGGGGCAGTGCTTGATGCcgggctgcctctgcctgcagccagggcgCACacagaaggagggagagagggagtgagaaaaggagagggagggaggcaggcaggtgggcagACAAAGGGAAGGAGTGGGAgtgagagagggaggaagggagcaaGAGagatgggggaaggagggggaaaggagggaggggtggAAGGAGGGATCAAGAGGGAGACAGAGGATTCACTGGGGGAAGCAGCCTTGCACCTACCTCAGCCTGCTCGGCCTCCTGGTACCGCTGGGGATGGAAAGGGCAGGGTCAGCACAGCCGCgggagccagggcagggacccccccaaGGCCAAAGCGGCGAGACGCGGGGTCTCGGTGCCCCCAGCGCCGGCCGACAGAGCCCTCCCGGGGCCGGCTGCGACGCGCCCCCCCAGGTACCTGCAGCACTTTGCTGTGCACCACAGTGCCGATGGCGCTGGAGCAGAGGCGGGGGGTGAGGCCTTTGAAGAGTCCCGCTCTTCCGTCAACCTTCACGATGTGCTTggctgggggggcagcgggACCCCGTCACGCCACGCCAGACCCCCGCGGGGCGGGAGACACGGGCAGCCGCGCCGCCGCGGCAGACTCACCGTACGAGAAGAGGCCCGGCAGCTGGTAGACCTGGCGCCCGAAGACGTTCCTCCCCAGGGTGGGCGGCAGCGGCTCGTACCCCACCTGcggcggggacaggctgcctgCAGTCGCCGGTACCGGGCCCGGTGcgcccccccaagcccccccgTTACCGGCAACCCCTTACCTGCACCAGCACCTTCACGTACATGAGGGGCTGCGAGAGCACGGTCAGCCCCgagcccagcagcacctgcgAGGCCGCGTCCGCCATGGTGCCGCCCCGGCGTCACGGCCCAGAAGGACACCACCGCCACCGTTTCCGCTTCCTCCCCCCGCTCCCGGTACTTCCGGCGCGGCCGCAGCCTGCTTCCGGGcgaggggggagcggggcgggggggagcggggggggggggtggggggagcgtGGAGCGGCGCGCCGGGTCGTCATAGCAACGAGGTGGCGTCACCACGGCCAGCAGGCCTGAGGCGTCGCTATGGCAACGCGGCCTGCGGCACCCGCGGTGCCTGAGGCCTCACCACAGCCTGCAGGCCTGAGGGGACATGGCAGGACCTGAGGGGGCAGGGCGATGGGCCAGAGGGGACAGGGCGTGAAGGGACATCATGGCGACAGGGCCTGAAGGACTGGGACCAGAGGGGACGCAGTGGCGATAGGCCTGAGAGTCTGGGGCCTAAAGGGACACTATGGCGATGGACCTGAGGGCATGGGGCCTGAAGGGATGTCATGGAGATAGGGCCTGAGTGGACGCCGTGGTGATGGGGCCTGCAGCACAACggagcctgcagggctgaggTACCGTCATGGtgccggggcctggggctgggtgccagcagcctctgggcaggctggaggctgAGGAGGAGCCCCAGGGGAATGGCAGGATGAAAACTAGTGTCACCACACAGAGGCACAGCCACGGGTACAGCCTTTAATCCCGAGCACAGGCCCAGcagcggcgggcagcgggcagcgAGGCCGTGCTGTGGGTGGTGAGGTGGGAATGTGCCCTGTGCCTGCGGGCAGCAGCCAcctgcccgccccgctgcccACCCCACCGCTTGGACAGCCCCAGTTTGGCTCCCAGGGCTGTATCCCGTGAGGAATCACTGGTGACACCAGGGTGGTGGGTGCTCAGCAGTGGCTGATGGCGCGACACTGCACTGGTGCCGCTGTCCAGCTGAGATCCCCAGATGGCAGCACGGTGTCCAGCCCCcactccagctgtgctgggaacGGTTACAACAGagccagctctgggctcctctCCCGCCGCACTGCCTCCCCTTGGGGTCCCGGGGAGAGCCAGCTGCCTGTGGGTCCTGGAGGGCCCTGGCCTGGCCTGGGGGTCACAGGAGAGGAGTTAGACCCACTTGGAGCTCCAGGAGTACTGGCACCAGGCTGGGACAGCACCAGGGACAAGGGTCCCTCCAGGACTGTCCCCTCTGGGACCAGGTGGACTGTCCTCACAAGTCCAGGCTCACCGGGATGTTGGCATGGTTCTGGTAGGCAGCGTTTGTCTGGTTCAAGGCATTCCTCGCTCTTCGGCTCCGCAgctgcttcctcctctgtcGCTCCTGCTGCAGCGGATGGCAAAGCAATATAGGAACATCTGCACACTGTGACATCTTGCGCCTTCCCGGCGCTTCATCATGCCTGCCCTGAAAGCAGTGGCACCCAGGGACTCACCGGCTGTGCCGGGCCACAGAGGTGAGCCGGGGTCTCATCGGACACGGAGCTGTCAGAGCCGCTGGTGCTGTGTGAGGGAGACGACTGTCTGCAGCACCCGCTGGCACTGCCGGGCTCTGTGGGGCGGCGTGGCTGGGACGTACCTGGACTCAAGCTCTGAGGCGGAGACGTCACTCCAGCTGCCCCCAGAGCCCGGCTCATGGCCCAGCCGCTGCCTCAGCAGCGTGTCCACCTCTGACAGGCACTGCTGGAACTGCGGGTCAGAGCCAGCATCACCGTGGttccctgcagcaccaggaCCAGCCTGGGTGCTGTTGTTTGAGCCACAGCTGCTGACCCACCTTGGCGGGATCAGGGTCACAGAAGTCAAGCAGGGTGTCACAGAGGTGGTAGCCCAGCGACTTGAGGTCTTCGACAGTAAAGTGCGAGTTCCTTCCGCCTGGAGGGAACAGGGCACAACGAAACAAGTGGCAGCTTCCCAACCTGGGGACCATGTGTCTGCCAACACACCTGGCACCATTACCCCTGGCCCATGGCAGCCCCTCACCCAGCGTGGAGCCACCGAAGGCTGCCTCCATGGTGTAGCTGTTGGAGACACCCATGCGCCACATGACCACCCTGCCCGTCCctgctttgctcttctgcaCTTTAAActtgcagctggggaaggagaactgGGGCCAGCCCCGGAGTTGGCACAGTGCGGGCATGTGTCCCCCTTCCAAGCCCCACAGGGACACCACAGCAGCATGGGAAGTGGCACGGTGGCCACATTCCCTGCATCACCATCTGGTGTCACCATGAAGCTTGGCGAGGATGCCATTCCCCAGCTCTGAGACGCCATTCCTCA
Proteins encoded in this window:
- the MTCH2 gene encoding mitochondrial carrier homolog 2 gives rise to the protein MADAASQVLLGSGLTVLSQPLMYVKVLVQVGYEPLPPTLGRNVFGRQVYQLPGLFSYAKHIVKVDGRAGLFKGLTPRLCSSAIGTVVHSKVLQRYQEAEQAEPGTSKKEPVSSLEQVLKETSREMVARSAATLITHPFHVITLRCMVQFIGRETKYSGTLSAFATIYREEGILGFFAGLIPRLLGDILSLWLCNMLAYLINTYALENGVSTMAEMKSYSQAVTGFFASMLTYPFVLVSNLMAVNNCGLAGGLFPYAPTYSSWLDCWSQLHREGNMSRGNSLFFRKVPAGKRYVWEERRFR